One genomic region from Sphingomonas paeninsulae encodes:
- a CDS encoding response regulator has translation MSNRHILIVDDEPSLLAVLEPVLCAAGYRVTTAINGRAALVADDTYAPDLILLDLGLPDLDGKKIIQRLRLRRDVPIIVISARHQESEKIAALDEGADDYVDKPFEIGELMARIRASFRRRSAMNAETNNYQAGPLAIDYASSLVTIDGQTVKLSPKEHDLLVTLARSAGQVVTHKRLLAAGWPDGTADTQYLRVYIGLLRQKIEEDPGDPRLILTEPGVGYRLLGGSVPDRLRCRTD, from the coding sequence ATGAGTAACCGGCATATTCTTATAGTCGATGACGAACCGTCTTTGCTTGCGGTGCTTGAACCGGTGTTGTGTGCGGCCGGCTACCGTGTGACGACTGCAATCAACGGCCGCGCAGCTTTGGTTGCCGATGATACCTATGCACCTGATCTGATACTACTCGATCTTGGGTTGCCCGATCTGGACGGAAAGAAAATCATTCAGCGGCTTCGATTACGCCGCGATGTCCCAATTATCGTTATTTCGGCACGCCATCAGGAATCCGAAAAGATCGCCGCCCTTGACGAGGGAGCCGATGATTATGTCGATAAGCCGTTTGAAATCGGCGAACTGATGGCGCGTATCCGTGCTTCGTTTCGGAGGCGCTCGGCCATGAATGCCGAAACCAACAATTATCAGGCGGGCCCATTAGCAATCGACTATGCTTCATCCCTAGTCACGATCGACGGACAAACCGTCAAGCTTTCTCCTAAAGAGCACGATCTGCTCGTTACTTTGGCAAGAAGCGCTGGGCAGGTCGTCACTCACAAACGTCTTCTTGCAGCGGGTTGGCCTGATGGGACAGCTGACACACAGTATTTGCGAGTTTACATCGGATTACTTCGACAAAAGATCGAAGAAGACCCCGGCGACCCTCGCCTCATACTGACCGAACCGGGCGTGGGTTACAGGCTGTTAGGCGGATCGGTACCCGATCGATTGCGTTGTCGTACTGACTGA
- the pal gene encoding peptidoglycan-associated lipoprotein Pal, producing MARKFIVAILVASLAISGCTKKTTQGAIGMLSPVAPAGNTPIDDTHDALARLQNALISAAGADRILFDLDSSALSNEAREILTRQAGWLRQNPSISFMIEGHCDERGTRNYNLALGERRAVAVANFVAGLGISPDKLRTISYGKERPEATGSDGESFAQNRRAVSVVLAPEGF from the coding sequence ATGGCGCGCAAGTTCATAGTCGCGATTCTCGTCGCGAGCCTCGCAATTTCGGGGTGCACAAAAAAAACCACGCAAGGGGCAATCGGTATGCTCTCCCCTGTTGCACCAGCGGGGAATACGCCAATAGACGACACACACGATGCGCTAGCTCGACTTCAAAACGCATTAATTTCCGCTGCAGGTGCTGATCGGATTCTGTTCGACCTCGACTCCTCGGCTCTGTCAAATGAAGCAAGAGAAATCCTGACACGCCAAGCCGGTTGGTTGCGGCAAAACCCCTCCATTTCGTTCATGATAGAGGGCCATTGCGACGAGCGCGGAACGCGAAACTATAATCTTGCTCTTGGCGAACGACGTGCTGTCGCAGTTGCTAACTTCGTTGCAGGCCTCGGTATCTCGCCCGACAAACTGCGCACTATCTCATATGGAAAGGAAAGACCCGAAGCGACAGGGTCCGATGGCGAATCCTTTGCGCAGAATAGACGCGCCGTGAGCGTTGTTCTCGCCCCCGAGGGCTTTTGA
- a CDS encoding sensor histidine kinase → MATLLIVGVSSGAGIAARPELGEVASALIFVLGITFAGALCGLAAALLASIAAFLLFNFYLAEPILTFRLASGSDVATLLVFNLCAVITGVLAGRLNDQARAARLSNGHLAGLLATSEALQSAVRIEDVAAFVTSTAPVKLGLAMDLFQAIDGELRALSEVEIEASLDMARFALIHGEVHEGAATGRRLNGSNGPLGVMVVAGVDGHDPTPEFSAALGNVMALALERAALSRGLAERRAAARTEELKTALLSSVSHDFRTPLTAISASASSLIEFRDQLDPTTSAKLLRGIVEECERLNRFTANLLEMSRLEVGQGPTHPQVLGVADMIGAVISRVRMRAGSRKIVKAAIEANLLVLADAALFELVLVNVMENAILYSDDDTQILVSAIEEDSTCVVVIADEGEGIPARDLDRVFERFVRVSRAEASPHGSGLGLAIARGFVEALGGKIFAEIPGINGRGTRIVIRLPLAEPSA, encoded by the coding sequence TTGGCTACCCTTCTTATCGTCGGGGTATCATCGGGCGCGGGGATTGCCGCACGGCCAGAGTTGGGCGAAGTCGCGTCTGCCCTGATATTTGTTTTGGGCATCACTTTTGCGGGCGCGCTATGTGGCTTGGCGGCGGCTCTTTTGGCATCGATAGCGGCCTTCCTGCTCTTCAACTTCTATCTTGCCGAGCCGATACTCACCTTCAGACTGGCCAGCGGTAGCGACGTTGCCACGCTACTTGTTTTTAATCTTTGCGCGGTCATTACCGGGGTTCTGGCGGGACGTCTGAACGATCAGGCGCGGGCGGCGCGATTGAGTAACGGCCACCTTGCCGGTTTGCTTGCGACGAGCGAGGCGCTTCAGTCGGCGGTACGTATCGAAGATGTTGCCGCATTTGTAACTTCGACCGCCCCTGTCAAACTGGGGTTAGCCATGGACCTTTTTCAAGCGATCGATGGCGAACTGAGAGCGCTGAGCGAGGTTGAGATAGAGGCTTCGCTGGATATGGCGCGATTTGCGCTGATTCATGGCGAAGTCCATGAAGGTGCAGCCACAGGTCGACGTCTCAACGGCAGCAATGGGCCGCTTGGTGTCATGGTTGTCGCAGGAGTCGATGGGCATGACCCCACGCCAGAGTTTTCTGCGGCGCTGGGCAATGTCATGGCACTCGCTCTTGAGAGAGCGGCGCTGTCACGCGGGTTGGCCGAGCGCCGGGCCGCCGCGCGTACGGAAGAACTCAAGACTGCGCTCCTTTCCTCCGTGAGCCATGATTTCAGGACGCCGCTGACGGCTATCAGTGCCTCTGCCTCCAGCCTGATCGAATTTCGTGATCAACTCGATCCGACGACGAGCGCAAAACTACTTCGCGGGATTGTCGAGGAGTGCGAGCGCCTCAATCGCTTTACTGCAAATTTGCTGGAAATGAGCCGACTGGAAGTGGGACAGGGTCCGACGCATCCCCAGGTTTTGGGCGTTGCGGATATGATTGGCGCTGTTATTTCCCGCGTCAGGATGCGTGCGGGCTCGCGAAAAATCGTCAAGGCGGCGATCGAAGCCAATTTGCTAGTTTTGGCCGACGCCGCGCTTTTCGAGCTGGTCCTTGTCAATGTGATGGAGAATGCAATCTTGTACAGCGACGACGACACACAAATCCTAGTGTCCGCGATCGAGGAAGATAGCACATGTGTGGTGGTCATAGCGGATGAAGGTGAAGGCATCCCAGCGCGGGATCTGGATCGCGTTTTCGAGCGCTTCGTGCGCGTGTCTAGAGCAGAGGCTTCGCCACATGGCAGTGGCCTTGGTCTTGCTATCGCTCGGGGTTTTGTTGAAGCTCTTGGGGGTAAGATATTTGCAGAGATTCCCGGGATCAATGGTCGCGGAACCCGCATTGTTATCCGACTTCCTTTGGCTGAACCTTCAGCATGA